Proteins encoded within one genomic window of Lampris incognitus isolate fLamInc1 chromosome 1, fLamInc1.hap2, whole genome shotgun sequence:
- the plbd2 gene encoding putative phospholipase B-like 2, which yields MTVNMSLRHGTAKRVLNTSLLYVLCLLCTWIRAEIRTVIIDNQSGQLSVLEGYRDDFVAWANFTDDIKNSGWSFLEVTTSRQYNDSIQAYAAGAVEASVTSQLIYKHWMNTLVGYCGPFTFESEYCQRLKSYITTNLQWIQEQIQGRPNVPYWHQVHLALLQLKGLEDSYNEQLSFPKDSFSINPFGFLLFQMGGDLEDLESALNKSSQTRPLGSGSCSALIKLLPNNKELLVSHDTWNTYQSMLRIMKKYNFAFNMSPMDSSQPPGGIQAFSSYPGSIFSGDDFYILSSGLVTLETTIGNSNPALWKFVNPTGAVMEWLRNIVANRLAATGKEWAEIFSMYNSGTYNNQWMIVDYNKFTPGKTDITKQLLTVLEQIPGLVVYTDKTPELMEKGYWASYNIPYYVEVFNASGCNELVEKYGPWFSLHQNPRARIFRRNQTAVTDFDSMVRLMRYNNFKEDPLSRCDGCNPPANGENAIAARSDLNPANGTYPFDALGQRPHGGTDMKMTSYTMFREFGMLAVNGPTWDQVPPFQWSTSPYKDLVHMGHPDIWAFKPIQVTWSP from the exons atgactgtaaacatgTCTTTGCGACATGGAACTGCGAAAAGGGTATTGAACACTTCACTCCTTTACGTGTTGTGCCTTTTGTGCACATGGATCCGAGCGGAAATACGCACCGTTATTATTGATAATCAGTCTGGACAGTTATCCGTACTTGAAGGATATCGTGACGATTTCGTCGCGTGGGCGAACTTTACTGATGACATCAAAAACTCGGG TTGGTCATTTTTAGAAGTCACAACCAGCAGACAGTACAATGACAGTATCCAGGCTTATGCAGCTGGGGCAGTGGAAGCTTCTGTTACATCCCAG ctgATTTACAAGCACTGGATGAATACCCTTGTGGGTTACTGCGGACCCTTTACTTTTGAGTCTGAGTATTGCCAGCGGCTCAAGAGTTACATCACAACAAACCTGCAATGGATTCAGGAACAAATACAGGGACGGCCCAACGTCCCGTACTGGCACCAG GTACACCTGGCACTGCTGCAGCTAAAGGGACTTGAAGACAGTTATAATGAGCAGTTGTCATTTCCCAAAGACTCTTTTTCCATTAATCCATTTGGTTtcct ATTGTTCCAAATGGGTGGTGATCTTGAGGACTTGGAGTCAGCCCTGAACAAATCCAGCCAAACACGACCCCTTGGATCAGGCTCATGTTCTGCACTAATCAAGCTCTTGCCAAACAATAAGGAACTGCTGGTGTCACATGACACCTGGAACACATACCAATCCATGCTGCGCATCATGAAGAAATACAACTTTGCCTTCAACATGTCTCCTATGG ATAGCAGTCAGCCTCCTGGAGGAATCCAGGCATTTTCTTCTTACCCTGGATCCATCTTTTCTGGTGATGACTTCTATATCCTAAGTAGTGGCCTG GTTACCTTGGAAACCACAATTGGAAACAGCAATCCTGCTCTCTGGAAATTTGTTAATCCCACAGGAGCGGTTATGGAGTGGTTGAGGAACATCGTAGCCAATCGACTGGCTGCAACTGGCAAGGAGTGGGCAGAGATCTTCAGCATGTACAACAGCGGAAC GTATAATAATCAGTGGATGATTGTGGACTACAACAAGTTCACTCCAGGGAAGACCGATATCACCAAGCAGCTCCTCACTGTGCTGGAGCAGATTCC GGGCCTGGTTGTTTACACTGATAAAACTCCTGAACTGATGGAGAAAGGATATTGGGCAAGTTACAACATTCC GTACTATGTGGAGGTATTCAATGCTAGTGGCTGTAATGAGCTGGTTGAGAAATATGGTCCATGGTTCTCTCTGCACCAAAACCCTAGAGCTCGGATCTTCAGAAGAAATCAGACAGCCGTTACAGATTTTGATTCAATGGTCCGTCTTATGAG GTACAATAATTTTAAGGAAGACCCATTGTCACGATGTGATGGTTGTAATCCACCAGCTAATGGGGAAAATGCCATCGCTGCCCGTTCTGACCTGAACCCAGCCAATGGGACATACCCATTTGATGCCCTGGGGCAGAGGCCACATGGAGGAACAGACATGAAG ATGACATCATATACAATGTTTCGGGAGTTTGGCATGCTGGCAGTTAATGGACCAACCTGGGATCAAGTGCCACCTTTCCAGTGGAGCACTTCCCCTTACAAAGACTTGGTCCACATGGGTCACCCTGATATTTGGGCATTCAAGCCAATACAAGTCACCTGGTCTCCTTAA